One Vespula pensylvanica isolate Volc-1 chromosome 1, ASM1446617v1, whole genome shotgun sequence genomic region harbors:
- the LOC122637616 gene encoding venom acid phosphatase Acph-1-like isoform X3 — protein sequence MYPNDPHHESSYEPWGIAQLTNAGKRREFLIGKMLRERYNDFLGDLYHPQDVYARSTDIDRTKMSLQLVLAGLYPPAKEQNWNPNLPWLAIPTHYAPERVDNLLRPQACSTYEDALEEVRQTQEVREKTAVYADVLKHLTEKTGMEIKSLSEVYEIFNLLTSQKNMNLTLPEWCTEELYQKMEDMVFLEYEIRFYTAKLRRLTGGMLIRRFIENMNINGEQNNPRKIYLYSGHEINIAAFTRAHDIHVPKLPTYGSAIIMEKLRNTEGKLFIKMLLWTGVSEELITLKLNNCDEICSIDTYLENIKDIIPSDDETNCYWNTITKEELKNLYNEKIYFN from the exons ATGTATCCTAATGATCCTCATCATGAATCTAGTTACGAACCATGGGGTATTGCTCAATTGACAAAT GCAGGAAAAAGACGTGAATTTTTAATCGGGAAAATGTTGAGGGAACGTTACAACGACTTCTTGGGTGATTTATATCATCCTCAAGACGTATATGCTCGTAGCACGGATATCGATCGGACTAAAATGTCTCTGCAATTGGTTTTAGCAGGTCTTTATCCACCAGCAAAAGAACAGAATTGGAACCCAAATTTACCATGGTTAGCTATTCCCACACATTATGCTCCAGAAAGAGTGGATAATTTGTTGAGACCTCAAGCTTGTTCAAC ATACGAGGATGCTTTGGAAGAAGTAAGACAAACGCAAGAAGTACGTGAAAAAACTGCAGTTTATGCGGACGTATTAAAACATCTTACAGAAAAAACTGGTATGGAAATTAAAAGTCTATCGGAGGtttacgaaatttttaatttattgacATCACag aaaaatatgaatttaacgTTACCGGAATGGTGCACCGAAGAATTGTATCAAAAGATGGAGGACATGGTATTTCTCGAATATGAGATTCGTTTCTATACAGCAAAATTGAGACGTCTAACCGGTGGCATGTTAATCAGgagatttattgaaaatatgaatataaatggaGAACAAAATAATCCTcggaaaatttatctttacaGTGGTCATGAGATTAATATTGCAGCTTTTACAAGAGCACACGATATTCATGTACCCAAATTACCTACTTATGGTTCGGCAATTATAATGGAAAAATTGCGTAATACAGAaggaaaactttttattaag aTGCTTCTGTGGACTGGTGTTTCTGAGGAATTAATTACACTTAAACTTAATAATTGTGATGAAATTTGTtcaatagatacatatttagaaaatataaaagatattattccTTCTGATGATGAAACAAATTGCTATTGGAATAcaataacaaaagaagaattgaaaaatctatataacgagaaaatatattttaattaa
- the LOC122637616 gene encoding venom acid phosphatase Acph-1-like isoform X1 has product MMQETRSHTKFNTRPTLVVLFLAVLFYHSYYFGRNGKSNEFRLELVQVLFRHGERTPLAKEMYPNDPHHESSYEPWGIAQLTNAGKRREFLIGKMLRERYNDFLGDLYHPQDVYARSTDIDRTKMSLQLVLAGLYPPAKEQNWNPNLPWLAIPTHYAPERVDNLLRPQACSTYEDALEEVRQTQEVREKTAVYADVLKHLTEKTGMEIKSLSEVYEIFNLLTSQKNMNLTLPEWCTEELYQKMEDMVFLEYEIRFYTAKLRRLTGGMLIRRFIENMNINGEQNNPRKIYLYSGHEINIAAFTRAHDIHVPKLPTYGSAIIMEKLRNTEGKLFIKMLLWTGVSEELITLKLNNCDEICSIDTYLENIKDIIPSDDETNCYWNTITKEELKNLYNEKIYFN; this is encoded by the exons ATGATGCAAGAGACAAGATCACACACAAAATTCAATACGAGGCCTACATTAGTCGTATTATTCCTAGCTGTGTTATTCtatcattcttattattttggAAGAAatg GTAAATCCAACGAATTTCGGTTGGAACTCGTACAAGTA tTATTTAGACATGGAGAACGAACACCGCTTGCTAAAGAAATGTATCCTAATGATCCTCATCATGAATCTAGTTACGAACCATGGGGTATTGCTCAATTGACAAAT GCAGGAAAAAGACGTGAATTTTTAATCGGGAAAATGTTGAGGGAACGTTACAACGACTTCTTGGGTGATTTATATCATCCTCAAGACGTATATGCTCGTAGCACGGATATCGATCGGACTAAAATGTCTCTGCAATTGGTTTTAGCAGGTCTTTATCCACCAGCAAAAGAACAGAATTGGAACCCAAATTTACCATGGTTAGCTATTCCCACACATTATGCTCCAGAAAGAGTGGATAATTTGTTGAGACCTCAAGCTTGTTCAAC ATACGAGGATGCTTTGGAAGAAGTAAGACAAACGCAAGAAGTACGTGAAAAAACTGCAGTTTATGCGGACGTATTAAAACATCTTACAGAAAAAACTGGTATGGAAATTAAAAGTCTATCGGAGGtttacgaaatttttaatttattgacATCACag aaaaatatgaatttaacgTTACCGGAATGGTGCACCGAAGAATTGTATCAAAAGATGGAGGACATGGTATTTCTCGAATATGAGATTCGTTTCTATACAGCAAAATTGAGACGTCTAACCGGTGGCATGTTAATCAGgagatttattgaaaatatgaatataaatggaGAACAAAATAATCCTcggaaaatttatctttacaGTGGTCATGAGATTAATATTGCAGCTTTTACAAGAGCACACGATATTCATGTACCCAAATTACCTACTTATGGTTCGGCAATTATAATGGAAAAATTGCGTAATACAGAaggaaaactttttattaag aTGCTTCTGTGGACTGGTGTTTCTGAGGAATTAATTACACTTAAACTTAATAATTGTGATGAAATTTGTtcaatagatacatatttagaaaatataaaagatattattccTTCTGATGATGAAACAAATTGCTATTGGAATAcaataacaaaagaagaattgaaaaatctatataacgagaaaatatattttaattaa
- the LOC122637616 gene encoding venom acid phosphatase Acph-1-like isoform X2 — protein MRLFRHGERTPLAKEMYPNDPHHESSYEPWGIAQLTNAGKRREFLIGKMLRERYNDFLGDLYHPQDVYARSTDIDRTKMSLQLVLAGLYPPAKEQNWNPNLPWLAIPTHYAPERVDNLLRPQACSTYEDALEEVRQTQEVREKTAVYADVLKHLTEKTGMEIKSLSEVYEIFNLLTSQKNMNLTLPEWCTEELYQKMEDMVFLEYEIRFYTAKLRRLTGGMLIRRFIENMNINGEQNNPRKIYLYSGHEINIAAFTRAHDIHVPKLPTYGSAIIMEKLRNTEGKLFIKMLLWTGVSEELITLKLNNCDEICSIDTYLENIKDIIPSDDETNCYWNTITKEELKNLYNEKIYFN, from the exons ATGAga tTATTTAGACATGGAGAACGAACACCGCTTGCTAAAGAAATGTATCCTAATGATCCTCATCATGAATCTAGTTACGAACCATGGGGTATTGCTCAATTGACAAAT GCAGGAAAAAGACGTGAATTTTTAATCGGGAAAATGTTGAGGGAACGTTACAACGACTTCTTGGGTGATTTATATCATCCTCAAGACGTATATGCTCGTAGCACGGATATCGATCGGACTAAAATGTCTCTGCAATTGGTTTTAGCAGGTCTTTATCCACCAGCAAAAGAACAGAATTGGAACCCAAATTTACCATGGTTAGCTATTCCCACACATTATGCTCCAGAAAGAGTGGATAATTTGTTGAGACCTCAAGCTTGTTCAAC ATACGAGGATGCTTTGGAAGAAGTAAGACAAACGCAAGAAGTACGTGAAAAAACTGCAGTTTATGCGGACGTATTAAAACATCTTACAGAAAAAACTGGTATGGAAATTAAAAGTCTATCGGAGGtttacgaaatttttaatttattgacATCACag aaaaatatgaatttaacgTTACCGGAATGGTGCACCGAAGAATTGTATCAAAAGATGGAGGACATGGTATTTCTCGAATATGAGATTCGTTTCTATACAGCAAAATTGAGACGTCTAACCGGTGGCATGTTAATCAGgagatttattgaaaatatgaatataaatggaGAACAAAATAATCCTcggaaaatttatctttacaGTGGTCATGAGATTAATATTGCAGCTTTTACAAGAGCACACGATATTCATGTACCCAAATTACCTACTTATGGTTCGGCAATTATAATGGAAAAATTGCGTAATACAGAaggaaaactttttattaag aTGCTTCTGTGGACTGGTGTTTCTGAGGAATTAATTACACTTAAACTTAATAATTGTGATGAAATTTGTtcaatagatacatatttagaaaatataaaagatattattccTTCTGATGATGAAACAAATTGCTATTGGAATAcaataacaaaagaagaattgaaaaatctatataacgagaaaatatattttaattaa